In Pedobacter sp. W3I1, one DNA window encodes the following:
- a CDS encoding iron-sulfur cluster assembly accessory protein — translation MITITDKAKEKITHLMQDSEMGSDYFLRVSVKGGGCSGLSYNLDFDNEEQKGDQFFEDRGIKIALDMKSFLYLAGTELDFTDGLNGKGFNFINPNASRSCGCGESFSV, via the coding sequence ATGATCACAATAACAGATAAAGCAAAAGAAAAAATCACCCACTTAATGCAGGATTCGGAAATGGGTTCTGATTATTTTTTACGCGTTTCGGTAAAAGGCGGTGGTTGCTCGGGTTTATCATACAATTTAGATTTTGATAACGAAGAACAAAAAGGCGATCAGTTTTTTGAAGACAGAGGAATTAAAATTGCTTTGGATATGAAATCTTTCCTTTACCTAGCCGGAACTGAATTAGATTTTACTGATGGTTTAAATGGAAAAGGTTTCAACTTTATAAACCCAAATGCCAGTCGTAGCTGTGGCTGTGGCGAGAGTTTTTCAGTTTAA
- the iscU gene encoding Fe-S cluster assembly scaffold IscU, which yields MAYSEKVIDHYNNPRNVGTLNKDSKFVGTGLVGAPECGDVMRLQIEVGEDNVITDAKFKTFGCGSAIASSSLATEWLKGKTIDEALSIDNMDIVEELALPPVKIHCSVLAEDAIKSAINDYRVKNGLEAIVLEKSHH from the coding sequence ATGGCATATTCAGAAAAAGTAATTGACCATTACAATAACCCACGTAACGTAGGTACATTAAATAAAGACAGCAAATTTGTAGGAACAGGATTAGTTGGTGCACCTGAGTGTGGCGACGTAATGCGTTTACAGATTGAAGTTGGCGAGGATAACGTAATTACTGATGCTAAATTTAAAACATTTGGTTGCGGTTCGGCTATTGCCTCATCTTCTTTAGCTACAGAATGGTTAAAAGGAAAAACAATTGATGAGGCTTTATCTATCGACAACATGGATATTGTTGAAGAATTGGCTTTACCTCCGGTAAAAATTCACTGCTCAGTTTTAGCAGAAGATGCAATTAAATCGGCTATTAACGATTACCGCGTTAAAAATGGCTTAGAGGCAATTGTATTAGAAAAATCGCACCACTAA
- a CDS encoding IscS subfamily cysteine desulfurase, translating into MKQPIYLDNNATTPLDPRVLEAMLPYFTEKFGNAASRNHAFGWVAEEGVDYAREQVAKLIGCTEKEIIFTSGATEADNLAIKGVFEMYKEKGNHIITAVTEHKAVLDTCKHLEKNGARVTYLGVKEDGLIDLAELEAAMTPETILVSIMYGNNEIGVIQPVKEIAAIAHQHGALFMTDATQAVGKIPVDVNADGIDLMAFSAHKMYGPKGVGVLYVRRKNPRVKVTAQMDGGGHERGMRSGTLNVPGIVGLGKACELCRLEMETESVRLAALRDKLESTLSKMEESYVNGNTQHRLPHVANISFKYVEGEGLMMAMSDLAVSSGSACTSASLEPSYVLKSLGLSDDLAHSSIRYGLGRFTTEAEIDQAIEVTQKAVNHLRELSPLWEMFKEGIDLSKIEWAEH; encoded by the coding sequence ATGAAACAGCCGATATATTTAGATAATAATGCTACTACCCCGTTAGATCCAAGGGTGTTGGAAGCAATGCTACCTTACTTTACTGAGAAATTTGGAAATGCCGCAAGTCGTAATCACGCGTTTGGCTGGGTGGCTGAAGAGGGTGTAGATTATGCCCGTGAGCAGGTAGCCAAATTAATCGGCTGTACTGAAAAAGAAATTATTTTTACATCAGGTGCTACTGAAGCCGATAACCTGGCTATTAAAGGTGTATTTGAAATGTATAAAGAAAAAGGTAACCACATCATTACTGCGGTTACTGAACATAAAGCGGTTTTAGATACTTGCAAACACCTGGAGAAAAACGGTGCACGTGTAACTTATTTAGGCGTTAAAGAAGACGGTTTAATTGATTTAGCTGAATTAGAAGCTGCTATGACTCCTGAAACTATTTTGGTTTCGATTATGTATGGCAACAACGAAATTGGTGTAATTCAACCGGTTAAAGAAATTGCAGCAATTGCACACCAACATGGTGCTTTATTTATGACTGATGCTACGCAGGCAGTTGGTAAAATCCCCGTTGACGTAAATGCGGATGGTATTGACTTAATGGCTTTCTCTGCACATAAAATGTATGGTCCGAAAGGTGTTGGTGTACTTTACGTTCGCCGTAAAAACCCAAGGGTTAAAGTTACTGCACAAATGGACGGCGGTGGCCACGAGCGTGGAATGCGTTCTGGTACCTTGAACGTTCCTGGTATTGTAGGTTTAGGTAAAGCTTGCGAACTTTGCCGCTTAGAAATGGAAACTGAATCAGTTCGTTTAGCTGCTTTGCGCGATAAACTGGAAAGTACTTTGAGCAAAATGGAAGAGAGTTATGTGAATGGTAATACACAACACCGTTTACCACACGTAGCCAATATCTCTTTCAAATATGTTGAAGGCGAGGGTTTAATGATGGCGATGAGTGATTTGGCGGTATCTTCAGGATCGGCTTGTACTTCAGCATCTTTAGAACCATCATACGTATTGAAAAGCTTAGGTTTATCTGATGATTTAGCACACTCTTCTATCCGTTACGGTTTAGGAAGGTTTACTACTGAAGCAGAGATTGATCAGGCTATTGAAGTGACTCAAAAAGCGGTTAATCACTTAAGAGAACTTTCTCCACTTTGGGAAATGTTTAAAGAAGGAATTGACTTGAGTAAAATTGAGTGGGCAGAACACTAG
- the mce gene encoding methylmalonyl-CoA epimerase — protein sequence MNKIEHIGIAVKDLNSSIDIYQKLLNTDCYKTEQVASESVNTAFFKTGENKVELLQATAPDSAIAKFIEKKGEGIHHVAFLVDDILAEMERLHKEGFVLLSESPKKGADNKMVCFVHPKDTNGVLIEICQEIKWI from the coding sequence ATGAATAAGATAGAACACATCGGCATCGCGGTAAAAGACCTTAACAGTTCCATAGATATTTATCAGAAACTATTGAACACCGATTGCTATAAAACAGAACAAGTTGCATCCGAATCAGTAAATACAGCGTTCTTTAAAACGGGCGAAAATAAGGTAGAGCTTCTTCAGGCTACTGCTCCAGATAGTGCAATTGCTAAATTTATCGAAAAAAAGGGAGAGGGGATTCATCATGTCGCTTTTCTGGTTGATGATATCCTTGCCGAAATGGAGCGTTTGCACAAAGAAGGATTCGTGTTGCTTAGCGAGTCGCCAAAAAAAGGAGCGGATAATAAAATGGTGTGTTTTGTACATCCAAAAGATACCAATGGCGTGCTAATTGAGATCTGTCAGGAAATTAAATGGATATAA
- a CDS encoding type B 50S ribosomal protein L31, translating into MKKDLHPTSYRPVVFKDMSNEYAFLTKSCVDTKETIKWEDGNEYPLYKLEISHTSHPFYTGKMKLVDTAGRIDKFKNRYAKK; encoded by the coding sequence ATGAAAAAAGATTTGCACCCAACAAGCTACAGACCAGTTGTTTTTAAAGACATGTCTAACGAATATGCTTTCTTAACAAAATCTTGCGTAGATACTAAAGAAACAATTAAATGGGAAGATGGTAACGAGTATCCTCTTTATAAATTAGAGATTTCTCACACTTCACACCCTTTTTATACTGGTAAAATGAAATTGGTTGATACAGCAGGACGTATCGATAAATTCAAAAACCGTTACGCTAAGAAATAA
- a CDS encoding putative sugar nucleotidyl transferase, with amino-acid sequence MTINLFDDSCWASLRPLTFTRPVADLRIGILTIAEKWAKHLKADFGFQTQDYLSVKFAPKPNADLFINGSVCPDEALLNALTGLKAGEVLYKRDVVIAYIADQHDLESVKSLRPVEYKGDFIQIVYPEHIFGNNPGEIRKDFKLLTEGRTSAKISGTNQLLGDDVFFEEGAQAECSVLNSTYGPIYIGKDAEVWEGSLIRGSFALCENSSIKMGAKIYSGTTIGPNSRAGGEINNSVIWGNSAKGHEGYLGNSVMGEWCNIGADTNNSNLKNNYAEVKLYDYESQKMRNTNLQFCGLIMADHSKSGINTMFNTGSIVGVGANVFGAGFPPNHIPDFSWGGASGFDTYKLNKMFETTEKVFARKNIAFDEVEKDIITKVFELTESYRRF; translated from the coding sequence ATGACAATCAATCTATTTGATGATTCTTGCTGGGCGTCCTTGCGTCCACTTACGTTTACCAGGCCTGTGGCCGATTTACGCATTGGTATTTTAACCATTGCCGAGAAATGGGCAAAACATTTAAAAGCCGATTTCGGTTTTCAAACTCAAGATTACCTCTCTGTAAAATTTGCGCCTAAACCCAATGCCGATTTGTTTATAAACGGATCTGTTTGTCCGGATGAAGCTTTACTTAATGCCCTAACCGGGCTTAAAGCAGGCGAGGTACTTTATAAAAGAGATGTCGTTATCGCATATATAGCAGATCAGCATGATTTAGAATCAGTTAAATCATTACGACCGGTTGAATATAAAGGTGATTTTATCCAGATTGTTTATCCAGAACATATTTTCGGAAATAATCCGGGTGAAATCAGAAAAGATTTTAAATTGTTAACCGAAGGACGTACCTCTGCAAAGATAAGTGGTACCAACCAATTGCTTGGTGATGATGTTTTTTTCGAAGAAGGTGCTCAAGCCGAATGTAGTGTGTTAAATAGTACTTACGGACCTATCTACATCGGTAAAGATGCTGAAGTTTGGGAAGGTAGTTTGATCAGAGGATCTTTTGCTCTTTGCGAGAATTCATCAATAAAAATGGGTGCTAAAATTTATTCGGGTACTACAATCGGCCCGAATAGCCGTGCTGGAGGAGAAATTAACAATTCGGTAATTTGGGGCAATTCGGCTAAAGGTCACGAAGGGTATTTGGGTAATTCGGTAATGGGTGAGTGGTGTAATATTGGAGCCGATACCAATAATTCGAATTTAAAAAACAATTACGCCGAAGTAAAACTTTACGATTACGAAAGTCAAAAAATGCGTAATACCAATCTGCAATTCTGTGGTTTAATTATGGCCGATCACTCCAAAAGCGGTATCAATACGATGTTTAATACTGGTAGTATAGTTGGTGTTGGAGCTAATGTTTTTGGTGCAGGCTTCCCACCCAATCATATACCCGATTTTAGCTGGGGAGGTGCCAGTGGCTTCGATACCTATAAATTGAATAAAATGTTCGAAACAACCGAAAAGGTATTTGCACGGAAAAATATAGCTTTTGATGAAGTAGAAAAGGATATTATTACTAAAGTATTTGAATTAACTGAATCGTATAGACGATTTTAA
- the tpiA gene encoding triose-phosphate isomerase, whose translation MRKKIVAGNWKMNLDYNEGVSLFSEIVNMVKDERKGDQLAIICSPFIHLNSLAKLGGDDVKIGAQNISDKESGAYTGETSAKMVKSVGAEYVILGHSERRQYFAESDALLAEKTKVALANGLTPIFCIGETLDERNNGSYYEVLKKQLVEGIFSLTEEDFKKLVIAYEPVWAIGTGLTASPEQAQDIHAFIRSEIQANYGFNVADDTTILYGGSCNPGNAASLFSQNDIDGGLIGGASLKSRDFTDIIKALNS comes from the coding sequence ATGAGAAAAAAGATTGTTGCCGGTAACTGGAAAATGAACTTAGATTATAACGAAGGTGTTTCGTTGTTCAGCGAAATCGTAAATATGGTTAAAGATGAGCGCAAAGGCGATCAGCTGGCTATTATTTGCTCACCGTTTATTCATTTAAACAGCTTGGCAAAATTGGGTGGTGACGATGTTAAAATTGGCGCTCAAAATATTAGTGATAAAGAAAGTGGTGCATATACAGGCGAAACTTCAGCTAAAATGGTGAAATCTGTTGGTGCAGAATACGTTATTTTGGGTCACTCAGAGCGCAGGCAATATTTCGCTGAAAGTGATGCTTTGTTAGCTGAAAAAACTAAAGTTGCTTTGGCAAATGGTTTAACGCCAATTTTCTGTATTGGCGAAACTTTAGACGAGCGTAACAACGGCAGTTATTATGAAGTGTTAAAAAAACAATTGGTAGAAGGTATTTTTAGTTTAACTGAAGAAGACTTTAAGAAATTGGTTATTGCTTACGAGCCAGTTTGGGCTATCGGTACAGGTTTAACCGCTTCTCCAGAGCAAGCGCAAGATATTCATGCTTTTATCCGCAGTGAAATTCAAGCTAACTATGGTTTTAATGTGGCTGATGATACAACCATTTTATATGGCGGTAGCTGTAATCCAGGCAACGCTGCAAGTTTATTTTCTCAAAACGATATTGATGGCGGTCTAATTGGTGGTGCATCATTAAAATCGCGCGATTTTACAGATATTATTAAAGCATTAAATAGCTAA
- the prmA gene encoding 50S ribosomal protein L11 methyltransferase, giving the protein MQYIKAIFTFKSIEDYQQDLLISDLADLGFDTFEDSEGGFTAFVIKDNFNEQELKELLANYSEEFATTYTLEDVADENWNAEWEKNFSPLIIDDVCYVRATFHEPQPSYPYEIVIDPKMAFGTGHHQTTTMMMQYILAADLKDKNILDMGCGTGILAILAAKLGAKSLMAIDYDDICYESTIENAALNQVDNLKALCGSKEVIPNEEYDVIFANINRNILLDQIHRYAEVLKAGGKIFFSGFYLDPDLGMITAECAKYGIKYVDHKQNGDWVATQFEKK; this is encoded by the coding sequence ATGCAATACATAAAAGCAATATTTACATTCAAAAGTATCGAAGACTATCAACAGGATCTGCTTATCAGCGATCTTGCCGATTTAGGTTTCGATACTTTCGAAGATAGTGAGGGCGGTTTTACGGCTTTCGTAATCAAGGATAATTTTAATGAGCAGGAATTAAAAGAGCTCCTGGCGAATTATAGTGAAGAATTTGCAACAACGTATACTTTAGAAGATGTTGCCGACGAAAACTGGAATGCCGAATGGGAAAAGAATTTTAGTCCGCTAATTATTGATGATGTGTGTTATGTGAGGGCAACCTTTCATGAACCACAGCCATCATATCCTTATGAGATTGTAATCGATCCTAAAATGGCTTTTGGTACTGGTCACCACCAAACTACTACAATGATGATGCAGTATATTTTAGCTGCCGATTTAAAGGACAAAAACATCCTCGATATGGGCTGCGGCACAGGTATCCTGGCTATTCTGGCTGCAAAACTAGGCGCTAAAAGTTTAATGGCTATCGATTATGATGATATCTGTTACGAAAGTACCATAGAAAATGCTGCCCTTAACCAGGTAGATAATTTAAAGGCACTTTGCGGGAGTAAAGAGGTGATTCCTAACGAAGAATATGATGTTATTTTTGCCAATATTAATAGAAATATCCTTTTAGATCAGATTCACCGTTATGCTGAAGTATTGAAAGCTGGGGGTAAAATTTTCTTCAGTGGATTTTATTTAGATCCTGATTTAGGAATGATTACCGCTGAATGTGCTAAATATGGCATCAAATACGTTGATCATAAACAAAATGGCGATTGGGTTGCGACCCAGTTTGAGAAAAAATAA
- the murC gene encoding UDP-N-acetylmuramate--L-alanine ligase codes for MRIHFIAIGGSAMHNLAIALHKKGYQISGSDDVIFEPAKSRLDKYGLLPAEMGWDENRISNDLDAVILGMHARIDNPELLKAQELGVKIYSYPEYIYEQSKNKLRVVIGGSHGKTTITSMILHVLNYYKRDFDYLVGAQLAGFETMVKVTEEAPVIIIEGDEYLSSPIDRRPKFHLYKANVAVISGIAWDHINVFPTYADYTLQFDKFIDTIESNGILIYCKADADLNEIVTQSKANVSKIAYAIPAHEIRNGITYLLPEETALKIFGDHNLMNLNAAKLVCKQLDISEKEFDIAISSFTGAAKRLEVISADESTNVYKDFAHSPSKLKATIDAVKGQFANRKLVACIELHTFSSLNKDFLKEYTGAMDKADEAIVFIDIKSFEQKRMEPFSEDDVQQAFANPKLKFFNDAAKLKAYLLSLNYKDANLLMMSSGNYAGFDLPELAASLEK; via the coding sequence ATGCGCATACATTTTATTGCGATTGGTGGAAGTGCAATGCACAACCTGGCTATCGCCTTACATAAAAAAGGTTATCAGATTTCAGGCTCTGATGATGTGATTTTTGAACCTGCAAAATCCCGTTTAGATAAATATGGCCTGTTGCCTGCTGAAATGGGCTGGGATGAAAATCGCATTTCAAACGATTTAGATGCTGTAATTTTAGGCATGCATGCCCGGATCGATAATCCTGAATTGTTGAAAGCTCAAGAATTAGGTGTTAAAATCTATTCTTATCCTGAATACATTTACGAGCAAAGTAAAAATAAATTACGCGTAGTGATTGGTGGTAGTCATGGTAAAACAACGATTACCAGCATGATTTTGCATGTGCTGAATTACTATAAACGCGATTTCGATTATCTGGTTGGTGCACAGCTGGCTGGTTTCGAAACCATGGTGAAAGTTACGGAAGAAGCACCGGTAATAATTATAGAAGGAGATGAGTATTTGTCTTCTCCAATTGATAGGAGACCTAAATTTCATCTTTACAAGGCAAATGTTGCAGTAATTAGTGGCATTGCCTGGGATCACATCAATGTTTTTCCAACCTATGCCGATTATACTTTGCAGTTCGATAAGTTTATTGATACCATTGAATCTAACGGTATTTTAATTTATTGCAAGGCAGATGCTGATTTAAATGAAATCGTAACGCAGTCAAAAGCGAATGTTTCAAAGATTGCTTATGCTATTCCAGCACATGAAATTAGAAATGGAATTACTTATTTGCTTCCAGAAGAAACGGCTTTAAAAATATTCGGCGATCATAATCTGATGAATTTGAATGCAGCCAAATTGGTGTGCAAACAGTTAGATATTAGTGAAAAAGAATTTGATATAGCCATCTCTTCATTTACAGGAGCAGCTAAACGTTTAGAAGTAATATCAGCTGATGAATCTACAAACGTTTATAAAGATTTTGCGCATTCCCCGTCAAAACTGAAAGCCACTATCGATGCGGTTAAAGGACAGTTTGCCAACCGAAAACTGGTTGCTTGTATCGAATTGCATACTTTTAGCAGTTTGAACAAAGATTTCCTGAAAGAATATACAGGCGCTATGGATAAAGCCGATGAGGCAATTGTATTTATCGACATTAAATCTTTCGAACAAAAACGGATGGAACCTTTTTCAGAAGACGATGTTCAGCAGGCTTTTGCCAATCCAAAACTGAAGTTTTTTAATGATGCGGCAAAGCTGAAAGCTTATTTGTTGAGCTTAAATTACAAAGATGCCAATTTGTTGATGATGAGCTCTGGTAATTACGCAGGTTTCGATTTGCCTGAACTGGCGGCTTCTTTAGAGAAGTGA
- a CDS encoding helix-turn-helix domain-containing protein encodes MKSIGDHIKQSRLALGLSQADAAKKLNISTPAFCKIETGQTDLNISRLLQISKTFKVSVTELITGQSATSDSSEDLIALKKELIEKEEEINKLRKKVIDLYDKLGI; translated from the coding sequence ATGAAAAGCATCGGAGATCACATTAAGCAAAGCAGGCTGGCCTTAGGTTTAAGTCAAGCTGATGCGGCTAAAAAACTTAATATTTCTACTCCGGCTTTTTGTAAAATCGAGACAGGTCAAACCGATCTCAACATCTCCCGTTTACTGCAGATTTCCAAAACGTTTAAGGTTTCGGTAACAGAGCTGATCACTGGGCAATCAGCAACATCAGACTCGTCAGAAGACCTCATTGCGCTTAAAAAAGAACTGATCGAAAAGGAAGAAGAAATTAATAAACTCCGTAAAAAGGTTATCGATCTGTATGATAAGCTTGGAATATAA
- a CDS encoding Lrp/AsnC family transcriptional regulator gives MVIENNISLDHIDLAILRLMQDNARISNVDLAKALDLVPSAVLERVKKLEKKNIITGYNAKINPIALDLKLLAFISMKSSQSFSCNDTANELAKIPDVQEVHVIAGDDCFLIKVRTADSASLMALLRDEFSKIPNILSVKTTIVLETVKEQQKLVIPEK, from the coding sequence ATGGTAATCGAAAATAATATTAGCCTTGATCATATCGATCTGGCTATACTCAGACTTATGCAGGATAATGCCCGGATCTCGAATGTAGATTTAGCAAAGGCATTAGATCTGGTTCCCTCGGCTGTGTTGGAGCGGGTAAAAAAACTGGAAAAGAAAAATATAATTACCGGGTATAACGCCAAAATAAACCCCATTGCACTCGATTTAAAATTATTGGCTTTTATCTCGATGAAATCGTCTCAAAGTTTTAGCTGCAACGATACTGCAAATGAACTGGCAAAGATCCCTGATGTGCAGGAAGTGCACGTAATTGCAGGAGATGATTGTTTCCTGATTAAAGTGCGTACAGCAGATTCTGCCTCGCTAATGGCTTTACTGCGGGATGAATTTAGTAAGATTCCTAATATTCTATCGGTAAAAACCACGATTGTATTGGAGACAGTTAAAGAGCAACAAAAATTAGTAATCCCTGAAAAATAA
- a CDS encoding EamA family transporter, translating into MANSNKTASPVMVYLAFAIVYIVWGSTYFFIQKALVGFPPFILGAFRFSVAGILMLTWCKVKGEEIFNLKTMKIAAISGILMLGLGNGIVIWVEQFIPSGLVAIMVASAAIWFVILDKSHWKENLSNKYVVSGLVIGFLGVVLLFGDQIMQALDKPQSNLQIIGMVLLVFGPIAWAGGSLYSKYHPTTGSSVSVNTGWQMLMASIAFLPGGFFKSEFKLLDWGNIPLDAWLSIIYLILFGSIAAFSAYVWLLKVRPATQVSTYAYVNPVVAVLLSLTFTNEVIGLTQVIGLVIILGSVLLINLPKYKNA; encoded by the coding sequence ATGGCAAATTCAAATAAAACAGCATCTCCGGTAATGGTTTACCTGGCTTTCGCTATTGTATATATCGTTTGGGGTTCAACCTACTTTTTCATTCAAAAGGCCCTGGTCGGGTTTCCACCATTTATTTTAGGCGCATTCCGTTTTTCTGTTGCAGGTATTTTGATGTTAACTTGGTGTAAGGTTAAAGGAGAGGAGATTTTTAACCTAAAAACAATGAAAATTGCAGCAATAAGCGGCATTTTAATGTTAGGCTTAGGTAACGGAATCGTAATCTGGGTAGAGCAGTTTATCCCCAGCGGTTTAGTGGCTATAATGGTGGCCTCGGCAGCAATATGGTTCGTTATTTTAGATAAATCGCATTGGAAAGAAAATCTGAGTAACAAATATGTTGTGTCGGGTTTAGTGATTGGCTTTTTAGGTGTTGTGCTCTTATTTGGCGACCAGATCATGCAGGCGCTGGATAAACCGCAAAGCAATTTGCAAATTATAGGTATGGTATTACTCGTTTTTGGTCCAATAGCATGGGCTGGAGGATCACTTTATTCGAAATATCATCCCACTACAGGTAGCTCGGTTTCTGTAAACACAGGGTGGCAGATGTTGATGGCTAGTATAGCTTTTTTACCCGGAGGATTTTTCAAATCTGAGTTTAAATTGCTCGATTGGGGGAATATACCGCTTGATGCCTGGTTATCGATTATTTACCTTATTCTGTTTGGCTCAATTGCAGCATTTAGTGCTTATGTGTGGCTGCTTAAAGTACGTCCGGCTACGCAAGTGAGTACCTATGCTTATGTAAATCCGGTAGTCGCTGTTTTGCTAAGTTTAACTTTTACCAATGAAGTAATCGGACTTACGCAAGTAATCGGACTGGTGATTATTTTGGGAAGTGTGCTTTTAATTAACTTACCAAAATATAAAAATGCGTAG
- a CDS encoding GNAT family N-acetyltransferase, whose translation MQVISVSNSSLKKDFLDTPKILYKNDKNWICPLDSEVENVFNPEKNTFFAHGKCTRWVLKDDAGKLIGRVAAFINEKKAYHYDQPTGGMGFFECIDDEKAAFLLFDTAKNWLTENGMKAMDGPINFGENDSFWGLLVEGFTPPSFGMNYNFPYYQKFFEKYGFVTEYEQLTNHINLTIPFPERFTKIANWVRNKPGYTFEYFSKANSSKYITDLMEIYNDGWQDFENFVPIKKETLEESFKSMEPIMDEHLIQFAYFNGEPASFVVLIPDANQMIKGFDGKLGLIEKLKFAYRRWVGVTRMRAIVMGTKPKFQKHGLESVLFIRLGEYVLPKNQYKELELSWVGDFNEQMIAIHKATGATFGKKHLTMRKIF comes from the coding sequence ATGCAAGTTATATCAGTAAGCAATTCATCATTAAAAAAAGACTTTCTAGACACACCCAAAATTCTATATAAAAACGACAAAAACTGGATCTGTCCGTTGGATAGTGAAGTTGAAAATGTTTTTAATCCCGAAAAAAACACCTTTTTTGCGCATGGAAAATGTACACGCTGGGTTTTAAAAGACGATGCAGGAAAACTGATTGGCCGTGTAGCAGCTTTTATCAATGAGAAAAAAGCGTACCACTATGATCAACCAACAGGTGGTATGGGTTTTTTTGAATGTATTGATGATGAAAAAGCTGCCTTTCTTTTATTCGATACGGCTAAAAACTGGTTAACCGAAAACGGAATGAAAGCGATGGACGGTCCAATTAATTTTGGCGAAAACGATAGCTTCTGGGGTCTATTGGTTGAAGGCTTCACCCCTCCTTCTTTTGGCATGAACTACAACTTTCCATACTATCAGAAATTTTTCGAAAAATATGGTTTTGTTACCGAATATGAGCAATTAACCAATCACATTAACCTTACTATTCCTTTTCCTGAACGCTTTACAAAAATTGCCAACTGGGTAAGAAATAAACCGGGTTATACTTTTGAATATTTCAGCAAAGCCAATTCCAGCAAATATATTACTGATTTAATGGAAATATACAATGATGGCTGGCAGGATTTTGAAAACTTTGTTCCTATAAAAAAAGAAACCCTGGAAGAGAGTTTTAAAAGTATGGAACCTATTATGGATGAACACCTGATCCAGTTTGCATACTTTAATGGCGAACCAGCATCCTTTGTGGTGTTAATCCCTGATGCTAACCAAATGATTAAAGGCTTTGATGGGAAACTTGGTTTAATTGAAAAATTAAAGTTTGCTTACCGCCGTTGGGTAGGCGTTACCCGCATGAGGGCAATTGTGATGGGTACTAAACCTAAATTCCAAAAACACGGCTTAGAATCGGTTCTTTTTATCCGTTTAGGCGAATATGTATTGCCTAAAAACCAGTACAAAGAACTCGAATTAAGTTGGGTAGGCGATTTTAATGAACAAATGATCGCTATCCATAAGGCCACAGGTGCAACGTTTGGCAAAAAGCACCTTACTATGCGGAAGATATTTTAG
- the scpB gene encoding SMC-Scp complex subunit ScpB, which yields MPNHNITRHIEALVFSSSQSIGTQEIILALNAVFNEEFTEAQVFESIEQIKEKYSHDDFAIELVFLNNGYQFLTKKDYHETVNQLQLHRSKKKLSQAAMETLAIIAYRQPITKLEIEQIRGVNSDYSVQRLLEKELISIDGKAETPGRPILYSTSTLFMDYFGLNNLNQLPQLKDIVKEENTVGENVE from the coding sequence ATGCCCAATCACAACATCACCAGGCACATTGAAGCCCTTGTATTTTCTTCCAGCCAAAGCATAGGTACACAAGAAATTATACTTGCCCTAAATGCTGTTTTCAATGAAGAATTTACCGAAGCACAAGTATTCGAAAGCATAGAACAGATAAAGGAAAAATATAGCCATGATGATTTTGCCATCGAATTGGTATTCTTAAACAATGGTTATCAGTTTCTCACTAAAAAAGATTACCATGAAACGGTTAACCAACTTCAGTTACATCGCTCGAAGAAAAAGCTAAGTCAGGCCGCTATGGAAACGCTGGCAATTATTGCCTACCGCCAGCCCATTACTAAATTAGAAATTGAACAGATAAGAGGTGTAAATTCGGATTATTCAGTGCAACGCCTGTTGGAAAAAGAGCTAATCAGTATCGACGGAAAAGCAGAAACTCCCGGCCGGCCTATTCTGTATAGCACCAGCACATTATTTATGGATTATTTTGGCTTAAATAACCTAAACCAACTTCCTCAATTAAAAGATATTGTAAAGGAGGAAAATACTGTAGGAGAAAATGTGGAATAA